The following are encoded together in the Microterricola viridarii genome:
- a CDS encoding DUF58 domain-containing protein: MSAATTGGGRSLRRDWWPRLSRRGWAFFVIGVALVAGALLFSRREFLFISFVLLSVPIVALCYVVMRGARVHVTRLFAPGIVSAGGEAVVSLTVRNIGRRASFGARWRDQAAAGIQVPHDALLPSLGRHRPGASGGDDTARLEYTLRPRRRGVYDIGPLVLGMVDPFGLAYAERPVGEPHDLVVTPRVSVLPDQGRALSSGTGALHELLRHTNPNSDELIAREYRPGDALRRVHWAATAKRDELMVRQEEQRSNPEARIILDTTLSGASAAELTAVRQRRGRLDTAVELALEAVASIAMHLLAAGFRLDLVETGPSQLGPGLSSGEQGRGGLRGDAPSTFRAPGGDRALLEGLANLQLPAPTIRATEEESAGSVLRNSSAHLPTFAVLIDIDEQEAAELAALRPFCGPAVAFLLGTVTRDADERLTAAGWHCIELRNPEQLPDAWVEAQKGRVSDVA, from the coding sequence ATGAGCGCGGCAACGACGGGCGGCGGGCGGTCACTGCGGCGCGACTGGTGGCCGCGCCTGAGCCGGCGGGGCTGGGCGTTCTTCGTGATCGGCGTCGCACTCGTCGCCGGCGCGCTGCTGTTCAGCCGTCGGGAGTTCCTCTTCATCTCCTTCGTGCTGCTCTCCGTGCCGATCGTCGCGCTCTGCTATGTCGTCATGCGGGGCGCGCGGGTGCACGTGACCCGGCTGTTCGCGCCAGGGATCGTCTCTGCGGGCGGTGAGGCCGTCGTGTCGCTCACCGTGCGCAACATCGGCCGGCGCGCCAGCTTCGGCGCCCGCTGGCGCGACCAGGCCGCCGCGGGCATCCAGGTTCCGCACGATGCCCTGCTTCCCTCCTTGGGCCGCCACCGGCCGGGGGCTTCGGGCGGCGACGACACCGCCCGGCTGGAGTACACGCTCCGGCCCCGGCGGCGCGGCGTCTATGACATCGGCCCGCTGGTGCTCGGCATGGTGGACCCGTTCGGGCTCGCATACGCGGAGCGACCGGTCGGCGAGCCGCACGACCTGGTGGTGACGCCGCGGGTGAGCGTGCTGCCGGATCAGGGCAGGGCCTTGAGTTCGGGCACCGGCGCGCTGCACGAGCTTCTGCGGCACACAAACCCCAACTCCGACGAGCTGATCGCGCGCGAGTACCGCCCGGGCGACGCCCTGCGCCGTGTGCACTGGGCGGCGACGGCCAAACGCGACGAGCTGATGGTGCGGCAAGAGGAGCAGCGCAGCAACCCCGAGGCCCGGATCATCCTCGACACCACCCTCTCCGGCGCCTCGGCCGCCGAACTCACGGCCGTGCGGCAGCGCCGCGGCCGGCTCGACACGGCGGTGGAGCTGGCGCTGGAGGCGGTGGCATCCATCGCCATGCACCTCCTCGCCGCCGGATTCCGGCTGGACCTGGTTGAGACGGGTCCCAGCCAGTTGGGGCCGGGCCTGTCGAGCGGCGAGCAGGGCCGCGGCGGGCTGCGCGGTGATGCCCCGAGCACGTTCCGCGCGCCAGGAGGGGACCGGGCGCTGCTGGAGGGGCTCGCGAACCTGCAGCTGCCGGCCCCGACGATCCGTGCGACAGAGGAGGAATCGGCCGGCAGCGTGCTGCGCAACTCCAGCGCCCACCTGCCTACGTTCGCCGTGCTCATCGACATCGACGAGCAGGAGGCCGCCGAGCTTGCGGCGCTCCGGCCCTTCTGCGGGCCGGCCGTCGCCTTCCTGCTGGGCACCGTGACGCGTGACGCCGACGAACGACTCACCGCCGCCGGCTGGCACTGCATCGAACTGCGCAACCCGGAGCAGCTCCCGGATGCGTGGGTCGAGGCCCAGAAGGGCCGGGTGTCGGATGTCGCCTGA